The Flavobacterium sp. K5-23 genome segment TGAACGTGATAATAACTTTGATGCTCGATCTCAAGGCTATGGACTTACATTACAACAAGCCAGTAAAGCCATTGAGGGATTTGGTATTTTCTCGTTAAAAGAAGGGGTGATTTCAACAAAACATCTGGTACATACTACGGATGGAAAAGTGATTGGGGAATGGGGAATCAGAAAGTGGATGAAATCAGAGGAGAAATCCTCTCCCAAACGTACCAATATACATATCGCTCGGCAATCTTTGCGTTTAGCGCTGTTGGAGCAACTCGGTGGACACAATGCAGTTCAGTGGGGACACCAGTTAGTTGATTTTGCAGCAACAGAAAGTGAAGGTGTTAACCTGACCTTTGAGGTGAACGGAGAGATTCAAACCGCCAAGGCGGATCTCGTTGTTGGAGCCGATGGTATTCGCAGTACAGTACGGAAGATGCTGATAGGTGAAGAAATTACCCCATTACGTTACCTAGATTGTATTGTGATATTAGGTATTTGTCCTTTGGACGCTCTCAAAGGACTAAAAAGTTCTTTGTTAGACTCGGCCACGGTATTCCAAACTGCCAATGGCATGGAACGAATCTACATTATGCCATATACAGCTGACTCGGTGATGTGGCAATTGAGCTTCCCAATGCCAGAAATTGAGGCTAAAGCGTTAGGTGCTCTTGGGCCTCAAGCGCTCAAGGAAGAAGCCTGTCGTAGAACCCAATGGCACGATCCCATTCCTCAAATAGTAGCGGCGACCCAGGAAGCCCAGATTTCCGGCTATCCCGTCTATGACCGAGAATTACTAAAACCCGAATTGTTGGAAAAAGCAGGTCAAGTGACGCTTATAGGAGATGCGGCTCACCCAATGAGTCCGTTCAAAGGTCAGGGA includes the following:
- a CDS encoding NAD(P)/FAD-dependent oxidoreductase → MKKVENTEASWTFCPECQGRGKKSRGLSKKARDRYLMEIDQFKKSNGEGIEPVRPKGHLYSCLNCNGSGLIPAASPPVADKENYPHLAIIGGGIGGVALAVACLHRGIPFTLYERDNNFDARSQGYGLTLQQASKAIEGFGIFSLKEGVISTKHLVHTTDGKVIGEWGIRKWMKSEEKSSPKRTNIHIARQSLRLALLEQLGGHNAVQWGHQLVDFAATESEGVNLTFEVNGEIQTAKADLVVGADGIRSTVRKMLIGEEITPLRYLDCIVILGICPLDALKGLKSSLLDSATVFQTANGMERIYIMPYTADSVMWQLSFPMPEIEAKALGALGPQALKEEACRRTQWHDPIPQIVAATQEAQISGYPVYDRELLKPELLEKAGQVTLIGDAAHPMSPFKGQGANQALLDALILARGISMGCRPLSQWRKAGLRESVLTEFESEMLDRSATKVKDSAEAAQFLHSDIVLHEGDEPRGRRQKKKDS